Genomic window (Streptomyces sp. LX-29):
CGCGGTCGCCGGCACGACCGCCAGCGCGGTGCACCAGCCGCCGAGGACGTCGGTCGGATAGTGCGCGCCCAGGGCGACCTGTGCCCAGCCCATGGCGCCGCCGGCGACCAGCGCCGCGGCGAGTACGAGGAGCGTGCCGGCCGTCCTGCCGAGGCCGAGCCGGCCGGTCGCGATCAGCGCCACCGCGAGGGCGAGCGCGGTGACGAAGGCGGTGTGCCCGCTCGGGTAGGACAGGTTGTCGTCGCCGTGGATGGTGCGTCCCACCAGGGGCTTGAGCAGCGTCGTCGTCCCGACGGCCAGGGCGGCACCGGCGACGACGAGCACCGCCGCGCGAGGTCGCCGAAGCAGCAGGCAGCCCATCACG
Coding sequences:
- a CDS encoding phosphatase PAP2 family protein — protein: MTGRPAPAVLPPALRAWLGLTAALATLVVVALGVLYAGHSQPGRVDRWIIQPTADSVRPPWRRVALATDFLGEPAGAAALVVAAVMGCLLLRRPRAAVLVVAGAALAVGTTTLLKPLVGRTIHGDDNLSYPSGHTAFVTALALAVALIATGRLGLGRTAGTLLVLAAALVAGGAMGWAQVALGAHYPTDVLGGWCTALAVVPATAWLVDLTADWSTDRMADVGRRERR